In the Gemmatimonadota bacterium genome, CCACCGCCGCAAGGGCCTTGACCTTGTTCTTCAGGGAGACCGAAATCTTCTCGGCGGTTCTGCGACCGATCCCTGGGACCTGAGCGAGAACGGCGTAGTCGGCCTCGACCAGAGCGCGAGCGAGGCGGTCGGGCGTCAGGGTCGACATCATCGCGAGCGCGAGTCGTGCCCCGACTCCCTGGGCCGAGAGCAGGAGCGTGAAGAGGAGTCGTTCGGAGCTGCTGCCGAAGCCGTAGATGGCCGCCGAGTTCTCGGTGAACACCTGGTGGGTGAGGAGTTCGAGCTCGGAACCTTCCCGACCTCGGAGTCCGACCAAGACGG is a window encoding:
- a CDS encoding Holliday junction branch migration protein RuvA → MISRLRGTVASHAEGMVEIETDGGVTYEVNVPAPVLVGLRGREGSELELLTHQVFTENSAAIYGFGSSSERLLFTLLLSAQGVGARLALAMMSTLTPDRLARALVEADYAVLAQVPGIGRRTAEKISVSLKNKVKALAAVAPEAERTPGDGSVGQAVAALVGLGMAAQEADRRVRAVLAESVDGSEDEVSAEELIRRALAGPAATEDR